A part of Anabas testudineus chromosome 9, fAnaTes1.2, whole genome shotgun sequence genomic DNA contains:
- the mxd1 gene encoding max dimerization protein 1 isoform X2, whose protein sequence is MPPFISSRERESLKRKNKSKKNTSSRSTHNEMEKNRRAHLRLCLERLKSLVPLGPDANRHTTLSLLMKAKDHIKRLEESDRRAQHTLEQLQREQRHLRRRLEQLGVERTRMDSTGSTLSSDKSDSDQEDLDVDVEGTDYLLGDLEWSTSSVSDSGDERGSLRSNYSDEGYSSASLQRLQDTQERAKQLGCSL, encoded by the exons ATGCCACCCTTCATCAGCAGTCGAGAGAGGGAAAgcttgaaaaggaaaaacaaaagcaagaaaaacacaagtagcAG GTCTACGCAcaatgaaatggaaaagaacAG ACGAGCACATTTACGACTGTGTTTAGAGCGACTGAAATCCCTTGTTCCCCTGGGACCAGATGCCAACAGGCACACCACCCTCAGCCTGCTGATGAAGGCCAAAGATCACATCAAG AGGTTGGAGGAGAGCGATAGGAGAGCTCAACATACTTTGGAGCAGCTACAGCGGGAGCAGAGACACCTGAGGAGGCGTCTGGAGCAGCTGGGGGTGGAGAGGACCCGCATGGACAGTACCGGCTCCACTCTGTCCTCCGACAAGTCCGACTCTGACCAGG AGGACCTGGACGTGGACGTGGAGGGGACAGACTACCTGCTGGGTGACCTGGAGTGGAGCACCAGCAGTGTGAGCGACTCAGGGGATGAGCGAGGCAGCCTGCGCAGCAACTATAGCGACGAGGGCTACTCCAGCGCCAGCCTGCAGCGTTTGCAGGACACTCAGGAGAGGGCCAAGCAGCTGGGCTGCAGCCTATAA
- the mxd1 gene encoding max dimerization protein 1 isoform X1 — protein MAAIGMVQMLIEAAEYLDRREREAEHGYASMPPFISSRERESLKRKNKSKKNTSSRSTHNEMEKNRRAHLRLCLERLKSLVPLGPDANRHTTLSLLMKAKDHIKRLEESDRRAQHTLEQLQREQRHLRRRLEQLGVERTRMDSTGSTLSSDKSDSDQEDLDVDVEGTDYLLGDLEWSTSSVSDSGDERGSLRSNYSDEGYSSASLQRLQDTQERAKQLGCSL, from the exons ATGGCGGCGATCGGAATGGTGCAGATGTTGATCGAAGCAGCCGAGTACCTCGATCGCAGGGAGCGAG AAGCCGAGCACGGATATGCCTCCATGCCACCCTTCATCAGCAGTCGAGAGAGGGAAAgcttgaaaaggaaaaacaaaagcaagaaaaacacaagtagcAG GTCTACGCAcaatgaaatggaaaagaacAG ACGAGCACATTTACGACTGTGTTTAGAGCGACTGAAATCCCTTGTTCCCCTGGGACCAGATGCCAACAGGCACACCACCCTCAGCCTGCTGATGAAGGCCAAAGATCACATCAAG AGGTTGGAGGAGAGCGATAGGAGAGCTCAACATACTTTGGAGCAGCTACAGCGGGAGCAGAGACACCTGAGGAGGCGTCTGGAGCAGCTGGGGGTGGAGAGGACCCGCATGGACAGTACCGGCTCCACTCTGTCCTCCGACAAGTCCGACTCTGACCAGG AGGACCTGGACGTGGACGTGGAGGGGACAGACTACCTGCTGGGTGACCTGGAGTGGAGCACCAGCAGTGTGAGCGACTCAGGGGATGAGCGAGGCAGCCTGCGCAGCAACTATAGCGACGAGGGCTACTCCAGCGCCAGCCTGCAGCGTTTGCAGGACACTCAGGAGAGGGCCAAGCAGCTGGGCTGCAGCCTATAA
- the snrnp27 gene encoding U4/U6.U5 small nuclear ribonucleoprotein 27 kDa protein gives MGRSRSRSPPRRERRRSRSTSRERERRRRERERSRSRDRDRDRRRSRSRSPHRRRSRSPPRRHRSSSLSPVRQKDRRDDDRKDAKEKSSKPIQISAEDMQGKTEEEIEMMKLMGFGSFDTTKGRKTDGSVNAYAVNVTMKRKYRQYMNRKGGFNRPLDFIA, from the exons ATGGGCAGGAGCAGGAGTCGAAGTCCCCCAAGGCGAG AGAGAAGACGTTCCCGCTCAACTTCACGGGAGCGTGAGCGAAGGCGAAGGGAGAGGGAACGCTCCCGTTCTCGAGATCGGGATAGAGACAGGCGCCGAAGTCGCTCACGGTCTCCTCACAGGAGGCGTTCAAG GTCTCCTCCTAGACGTCATCgctcttcctccctttctcccGTGAGACAAAAGGACAGGCGTGACGATGACCGCAAAGACGCTAAGGAAAAGTCCTCTAAGCCCATCCAGATTTCAG cgGAGGATATGCAGGGCAAAACTGAAGAGGAAATTGAGATGATGAAACTGATGGGATTTGGTTCCTTTGACACCACCAAG GGCAGGAAAACTGATGGATCAGTAAATGCATATGCTGTCAACGTGACCATGAAGAGAAAATACAG gcAGTACATGAACAGAAAAGGTGGATTCAACAGACCATTGGACTTCATCGCCTGA
- the add2 gene encoding beta-adducin isoform X1, which translates to MSKSPTPKGTPVQRSPSDGVPEGLQSPQHSTPGSGPQQKKRISSLLQSPSFREELDVLIQEQMRKGGSSSNLWALRQLADFMASHGSPATLPVSPSNMMMVTPINDLHGWEPGSMVKGERLMRCKLASTHRLFDLYGWAQISRTCLTLRVSKEQEHFLVLPDGLAYSEVTGSSLVKVNILGEVVEKGSTSLSVDTEKFSLHSAIYSARPDVRCLFHLHTPATAAVSAMKCGLLPLSHEALLVGDVAYYDYNGVMEEEEDRVELQKSLGPTCKVLVLRNHGIVALGESVEEAFYTIYHIQAACQIQVSALCSAGGEHNLILLDRTIHKPNQAGTVGWAGSTFGPLHKSRIGEHEFEALMRTLDNLGYRTGYAYRFPVLLERSRTRREVEVPATVTAFHQFDDDGVHPALRQHPFAQRQQQERTRWLNTPNTYQKVSQEEASPGHQRTTWLKTEEVTQAGSTSIKIENPNQFVPLFTNPQEVIETRNKIRQQNRQDMKTAGPQSQVLASVITEESPPSPVSPPKVPPEPEPPNPFNQLTDQELEEYRKEVQRKQEGGTNGEEVANDKESTPATSPTKGPPLSEEAKTDSPAIQNGGEEEKQMTEELEKGMKALSTNDTSSTPAAPPAKPQGGTPEGSPSKSPSKKKKKFKPPSFLKKSKKQKEKAET; encoded by the exons ATGAGCAAGTCCCCCACCCCCAAGGGCACCCCTGTGCAGCGCAGCCCCAGTGATGGGGTCCCTGAGGGACTCCAGTCTCCTCAGCATTCCACTCCCGGCTCCGGACCCCAGCAAAAAAAACGCATCTCCAGCCTCCTTCAGAGTCCG tCATTCAGAGAGGAGCTGGATGTGCTGATCCAGGAACAGATGAGGAAGGGGGGCAGCTCATCCAACCTATGGGCACTGCGGCAGCTTGCTGATTTCATGGCCTCACATGGCTCTCCGGCCACCCTGCCGGTCTCCCCTTCCA ACATGATGATGGTGACACCCATCAACGACCTGCATGGCTGGGAGCCCGGCAGCATGGTGAAGGGGGAGAGGTTGATGCGCTGCAAGCTGGCCAGCACCCATCGCCTGTTCGATCTGTACGGCTGGGCCCAGATCAGCCGCACCTGCCTCACT CTGCGTGTCAGCAAGGAACAGGAACACTTCCTGGTGCTTCCAGACGGCTTGGCCTACAGTGAGGTGACTGGATCCAGTCTG GTGAAGGTGAATATCCtgggggaggtggtggagaagGGCAGCACCAGCCTGAGCGTGGACACAGAGAAGTTCAGTCTCCACTCTGCCATTTACTCGGCACGGCCAGATGTCCGCTGTCTGTTTCACCTGCACACACCGGCCACAGCTGCG GTATCAGCTATGAAGTGTGGCCTTCTGCCTTTATCCCATGAGGCTCTGTTGGTCGGTGACGTTGCATACTATGACTACAATGGAGTtatggaagaggaggaggacagagtaGAGCTGCAGAAGAGCTTGGGACCCACCTGCAAG GTTCTGGTGCTGAGGAATCATGGCATTGTGGCTCTTGGGGAATCTGTGGAGGAGGCCTTTTACACTATCTACCACATCCAGGCTGCCTGCCAGATCCAG gtatCAGCTTTGTGCAGTGCAGGTGGAGAACACAACCTGATTCTGTTGGACCGAACTATTCATAAACCCAATCAGGCGGGCACTGTCGGCTGGGCTGGCTCCACTTTTGGGCCCCTGCACAAGAGTCGCATTGGGGAGCATGAGTTTGAAGCCCTCATGAGAACCCTGGATAACCTG ggcTACCGTACCGGTTATGCTTATCGTTTTCCTGTGCTGCTTGAGCGATCAAGGACGCGGAGAGAGGTAGAGGTGCCCGCGACAGTCACAGCCTTCCACCAGTTTGACGATGATGGGGTCCACCCAGCTCTGAGGCAGCACCCTTTTGCCcagcggcagcagcaggagaggaCCCGATGGCTCAACACCCCCAATACCTACCAAAAAGTCAGCCAGGAGGAAGCCAGCCCAGGACACCAGCGCACCACT TGGTTGAAGACAGAAGAGGTGACACAAGCTGGCAGCACTTCAATCAAGATAGAGAACCCAAACCAGTTTGTGCCTCTTTTCACCAACCCTCAAGAAGTGATTGAGACGCGAAACAAG ATCCGGCAGCAAAATCGTCAGGACATGAAGACAGCTGGACCACAGTCTCAGGTCCTTGCCAGTGTCATAACAGAAGAAAGTCCTCCG TCTCCGGTAAGCCCACCCAAAGTCCCGCCAGAGCCAGAACCTCCCAACCCCTTCAACCAGCTGACAGACCAGGAGCTGGAGGAGTACCGTAAGGAGgtgcagaggaaacaggaaggagGGACAAATG GGGAGGAGGTGGCAAATGACAAGGAGTCTACCCCTGCTACCTCCCCCACAAAGGGCCCTCCTCTCTCAG AAGAGGCAAAGACCGACTCTCCAGCCATACAGAACGGAGgcgaggaggagaagcagatgACGGAGGAACTGGAGAAAGGCATGAAGGCTCTTTCAACCAATGACACCTCCTCTACacctgcagctccacctgcCAAACCACAGGGTGGCACCCCGGAGGGTTCACCATCCAAGTCCCCgtccaagaagaaaaagaagttcAAGCCGCCATCGTTCCTGAAAAAGAGCaagaagcagaaggagaaagCAGAGACCTGA
- the add2 gene encoding beta-adducin isoform X2, which produces MSKSPTPKGTPVQRSPSDGVPEGLQSPQHSTPGSGPQQKKRISSLLQSPSFREELDVLIQEQMRKGGSSSNLWALRQLADFMASHGSPATLPVSPSNMMMVTPINDLHGWEPGSMVKGERLMRCKLASTHRLFDLYGWAQISRTCLTLRVSKEQEHFLVLPDGLAYSEVTGSSLVKVNILGEVVEKGSTSLSVDTEKFSLHSAIYSARPDVRCLFHLHTPATAAVSAMKCGLLPLSHEALLVGDVAYYDYNGVMEEEEDRVELQKSLGPTCKVLVLRNHGIVALGESVEEAFYTIYHIQAACQIQVSALCSAGGEHNLILLDRTIHKPNQAGTVGWAGSTFGPLHKSRIGEHEFEALMRTLDNLGYRTGYAYRFPVLLERSRTRREVEVPATVTAFHQFDDDGVHPALRQHPFAQRQQQERTRWLNTPNTYQKVSQEEASPGHQRTTWLKTEEVTQAGSTSIKIENPNQFVPLFTNPQEVIETRNKIRQQNRQDMKTAGPQSQVLASVITEESPPSPVSPPKVPPEPEPPNPFNQLTDQELEEYRKEVQRKQEGGTNEEAKTDSPAIQNGGEEEKQMTEELEKGMKALSTNDTSSTPAAPPAKPQGGTPEGSPSKSPSKKKKKFKPPSFLKKSKKQKEKAET; this is translated from the exons ATGAGCAAGTCCCCCACCCCCAAGGGCACCCCTGTGCAGCGCAGCCCCAGTGATGGGGTCCCTGAGGGACTCCAGTCTCCTCAGCATTCCACTCCCGGCTCCGGACCCCAGCAAAAAAAACGCATCTCCAGCCTCCTTCAGAGTCCG tCATTCAGAGAGGAGCTGGATGTGCTGATCCAGGAACAGATGAGGAAGGGGGGCAGCTCATCCAACCTATGGGCACTGCGGCAGCTTGCTGATTTCATGGCCTCACATGGCTCTCCGGCCACCCTGCCGGTCTCCCCTTCCA ACATGATGATGGTGACACCCATCAACGACCTGCATGGCTGGGAGCCCGGCAGCATGGTGAAGGGGGAGAGGTTGATGCGCTGCAAGCTGGCCAGCACCCATCGCCTGTTCGATCTGTACGGCTGGGCCCAGATCAGCCGCACCTGCCTCACT CTGCGTGTCAGCAAGGAACAGGAACACTTCCTGGTGCTTCCAGACGGCTTGGCCTACAGTGAGGTGACTGGATCCAGTCTG GTGAAGGTGAATATCCtgggggaggtggtggagaagGGCAGCACCAGCCTGAGCGTGGACACAGAGAAGTTCAGTCTCCACTCTGCCATTTACTCGGCACGGCCAGATGTCCGCTGTCTGTTTCACCTGCACACACCGGCCACAGCTGCG GTATCAGCTATGAAGTGTGGCCTTCTGCCTTTATCCCATGAGGCTCTGTTGGTCGGTGACGTTGCATACTATGACTACAATGGAGTtatggaagaggaggaggacagagtaGAGCTGCAGAAGAGCTTGGGACCCACCTGCAAG GTTCTGGTGCTGAGGAATCATGGCATTGTGGCTCTTGGGGAATCTGTGGAGGAGGCCTTTTACACTATCTACCACATCCAGGCTGCCTGCCAGATCCAG gtatCAGCTTTGTGCAGTGCAGGTGGAGAACACAACCTGATTCTGTTGGACCGAACTATTCATAAACCCAATCAGGCGGGCACTGTCGGCTGGGCTGGCTCCACTTTTGGGCCCCTGCACAAGAGTCGCATTGGGGAGCATGAGTTTGAAGCCCTCATGAGAACCCTGGATAACCTG ggcTACCGTACCGGTTATGCTTATCGTTTTCCTGTGCTGCTTGAGCGATCAAGGACGCGGAGAGAGGTAGAGGTGCCCGCGACAGTCACAGCCTTCCACCAGTTTGACGATGATGGGGTCCACCCAGCTCTGAGGCAGCACCCTTTTGCCcagcggcagcagcaggagaggaCCCGATGGCTCAACACCCCCAATACCTACCAAAAAGTCAGCCAGGAGGAAGCCAGCCCAGGACACCAGCGCACCACT TGGTTGAAGACAGAAGAGGTGACACAAGCTGGCAGCACTTCAATCAAGATAGAGAACCCAAACCAGTTTGTGCCTCTTTTCACCAACCCTCAAGAAGTGATTGAGACGCGAAACAAG ATCCGGCAGCAAAATCGTCAGGACATGAAGACAGCTGGACCACAGTCTCAGGTCCTTGCCAGTGTCATAACAGAAGAAAGTCCTCCG TCTCCGGTAAGCCCACCCAAAGTCCCGCCAGAGCCAGAACCTCCCAACCCCTTCAACCAGCTGACAGACCAGGAGCTGGAGGAGTACCGTAAGGAGgtgcagaggaaacaggaaggagGGACAAATG AAGAGGCAAAGACCGACTCTCCAGCCATACAGAACGGAGgcgaggaggagaagcagatgACGGAGGAACTGGAGAAAGGCATGAAGGCTCTTTCAACCAATGACACCTCCTCTACacctgcagctccacctgcCAAACCACAGGGTGGCACCCCGGAGGGTTCACCATCCAAGTCCCCgtccaagaagaaaaagaagttcAAGCCGCCATCGTTCCTGAAAAAGAGCaagaagcagaaggagaaagCAGAGACCTGA
- the add2 gene encoding beta-adducin isoform X3, whose product MSKSPTPKGTPVQRSPSDGVPEGLQSPQHSTPGSGPQQKKRISSLLQSPSFREELDVLIQEQMRKGGSSSNLWALRQLADFMASHGSPATLPVSPSNMMMVTPINDLHGWEPGSMVKGERLMRCKLASTHRLFDLYGWAQISRTCLTLRVSKEQEHFLVLPDGLAYSEVTGSSLVKVNILGEVVEKGSTSLSVDTEKFSLHSAIYSARPDVRCLFHLHTPATAAVSAMKCGLLPLSHEALLVGDVAYYDYNGVMEEEEDRVELQKSLGPTCKVLVLRNHGIVALGESVEEAFYTIYHIQAACQIQVSALCSAGGEHNLILLDRTIHKPNQAGTVGWAGSTFGPLHKSRIGEHEFEALMRTLDNLGYRTGYAYRFPVLLERSRTRREVEVPATVTAFHQFDDDGVHPALRQHPFAQRQQQERTRWLNTPNTYQKVSQEEASPGHQRTTWLKTEEVTQAGSTSIKIENPNQFVPLFTNPQEVIETRNKIRQQNRQDMKTAGPQSQVLASVITEESPPSPVSPPKVPPEPEPPNPFNQLTDQELEEYRKEVQRKQEGGTNGHTSGALVLSH is encoded by the exons ATGAGCAAGTCCCCCACCCCCAAGGGCACCCCTGTGCAGCGCAGCCCCAGTGATGGGGTCCCTGAGGGACTCCAGTCTCCTCAGCATTCCACTCCCGGCTCCGGACCCCAGCAAAAAAAACGCATCTCCAGCCTCCTTCAGAGTCCG tCATTCAGAGAGGAGCTGGATGTGCTGATCCAGGAACAGATGAGGAAGGGGGGCAGCTCATCCAACCTATGGGCACTGCGGCAGCTTGCTGATTTCATGGCCTCACATGGCTCTCCGGCCACCCTGCCGGTCTCCCCTTCCA ACATGATGATGGTGACACCCATCAACGACCTGCATGGCTGGGAGCCCGGCAGCATGGTGAAGGGGGAGAGGTTGATGCGCTGCAAGCTGGCCAGCACCCATCGCCTGTTCGATCTGTACGGCTGGGCCCAGATCAGCCGCACCTGCCTCACT CTGCGTGTCAGCAAGGAACAGGAACACTTCCTGGTGCTTCCAGACGGCTTGGCCTACAGTGAGGTGACTGGATCCAGTCTG GTGAAGGTGAATATCCtgggggaggtggtggagaagGGCAGCACCAGCCTGAGCGTGGACACAGAGAAGTTCAGTCTCCACTCTGCCATTTACTCGGCACGGCCAGATGTCCGCTGTCTGTTTCACCTGCACACACCGGCCACAGCTGCG GTATCAGCTATGAAGTGTGGCCTTCTGCCTTTATCCCATGAGGCTCTGTTGGTCGGTGACGTTGCATACTATGACTACAATGGAGTtatggaagaggaggaggacagagtaGAGCTGCAGAAGAGCTTGGGACCCACCTGCAAG GTTCTGGTGCTGAGGAATCATGGCATTGTGGCTCTTGGGGAATCTGTGGAGGAGGCCTTTTACACTATCTACCACATCCAGGCTGCCTGCCAGATCCAG gtatCAGCTTTGTGCAGTGCAGGTGGAGAACACAACCTGATTCTGTTGGACCGAACTATTCATAAACCCAATCAGGCGGGCACTGTCGGCTGGGCTGGCTCCACTTTTGGGCCCCTGCACAAGAGTCGCATTGGGGAGCATGAGTTTGAAGCCCTCATGAGAACCCTGGATAACCTG ggcTACCGTACCGGTTATGCTTATCGTTTTCCTGTGCTGCTTGAGCGATCAAGGACGCGGAGAGAGGTAGAGGTGCCCGCGACAGTCACAGCCTTCCACCAGTTTGACGATGATGGGGTCCACCCAGCTCTGAGGCAGCACCCTTTTGCCcagcggcagcagcaggagaggaCCCGATGGCTCAACACCCCCAATACCTACCAAAAAGTCAGCCAGGAGGAAGCCAGCCCAGGACACCAGCGCACCACT TGGTTGAAGACAGAAGAGGTGACACAAGCTGGCAGCACTTCAATCAAGATAGAGAACCCAAACCAGTTTGTGCCTCTTTTCACCAACCCTCAAGAAGTGATTGAGACGCGAAACAAG ATCCGGCAGCAAAATCGTCAGGACATGAAGACAGCTGGACCACAGTCTCAGGTCCTTGCCAGTGTCATAACAGAAGAAAGTCCTCCG TCTCCGGTAAGCCCACCCAAAGTCCCGCCAGAGCCAGAACCTCCCAACCCCTTCAACCAGCTGACAGACCAGGAGCTGGAGGAGTACCGTAAGGAGgtgcagaggaaacaggaaggagGGACAAATG GGCACACTTCAGGTGCTTTGGTCTTGTCTCACTA A